The following proteins are encoded in a genomic region of Dermatophagoides farinae isolate YC_2012a chromosome 8, ASM2471394v1, whole genome shotgun sequence:
- the LOC124495552 gene encoding uncharacterized protein LOC124495552 isoform X2, with protein MSLPTKKISTITNDDDHKIDDNIDQQKQLIEIVNKNENEKESVIETVNTSIDKTLLPDNDESLCTDTVASNNPTTAFNIIDDLETSLVNNFTVADVPKTASTSEISSTNNNNNNNNNNNNPVDSNDSNSISTQESNIESSDPNEDHLKPELSTSTTGLDPIANESTISTTQTNSVSNLSSQEYHLKWIKWKVGNSVPIVTQNSNGSCPLLAIINVLLLRKNITFPPIIEIVTASQLMDYLCDCILTYVPKNLPEQDKLNYEQNLQDAMSIMPRLQTGLDVNVKFTGIMDFEYTPECIIFDLLRIPLYHGWLVDPQQREISRVINNQSYNQLVDRIIGSKTTNSNDNEMFLAEEFLNQTASQLTNYGLSQLIRHIKDEEISILFRNNHFITMYRHKGKLYQLVTDQGFLTEPNVVWESLNNIEGDDYFVDADFQLVPPKPLTIPMPLSSSSTMTTQLPNLNIQQQIDQDYLIALSLEQEQNFEDQQQQQRNVKSRNFADNNNLNKTSIIDDNQKTLLSDEELARKLQAEEDQYYEQQQLRQQPKKLPTTHENKTYASVVSSSQQQQQQHTMKTTKDSKSGNCLPNHYQISSSSDIATCNTNAITTSSCHHPQSSTTKSSSTIPLSGHYQQQHPRTSTSSSSTSSHHHQHKQQQQQHTNPSHYQRSTSTEQSASTPVTPTTTTSRTIPDDRHSVSSRRSQNKNCTIS; from the exons atgtctttgccaacaaaaaaaatttctactatcaccaatgatgatgatcataagattgatgataatattgatcaacaGAAACAATTAATAGAAATTGTAAACAagaatgaaaacgaaaaggAATCTGTGATAGAAACCGTAAACACTTCCATTGATAAAACTTTATTGccggataatgatgaatcgtTGTGTACGGACACTGTGGCTTCCAACAATCCAACAACAGCATTtaatataattgatgatttggaaACTTCATTAGTCAACAATTTTACGGTGGCTGATGTACCTAAAACAGCCTCAACTTCTGAAATTTCAtccactaataataataacaacaacaacaacaataataataatcctgTCGATTCCAATGATTCGAATTCTATTTCAACACag gaatcgAATATTGAATCATCTGATCCTAATGAAGATCATTTAAAACCAGAATTGTCGACAAGTACTACTGGACTGGATCCTATTGCCAACGAGtcaacaatttcaacaacacaAACTAATTCTGTCAGCAATCTAAGTTCACAAGAATATCATCTTAAATGGATTAAATGGAAAGTAGGAAACAGTG TGCCAATTGTAACACAAAATTCCAATGGTTCATGTCCATTATTGGCCATAATCAATGTATTgttattgagaaaaaatataacaTTTCCACCAATCATCGAAATTGTTACAGCATCGCAATTAATGGATTATCTTTGTGATTGTATACTAACCTATGTTCCTaag aaTCTACCTGAACAAGacaaattaaattatgaACAAAATCTTCAAGATGCAATGTCTATTATGCCAAGATTACAAACTGGTTTGGATGTAAACGTTAAATTTACCGG GATAATGGATTTTGAATATACACCTGAATGTataatatttgatttgttaCGCATTCCATTATATCATGGTTGGCTAGTCGATCCTCAACAGCGTGAAATAAGTCGtgtaatcaataatcaatcctATAATCAATTAGTTGATCGAATAATCGGTTCAAAAACAaccaattcaaatgataatgaaa tGTTTTTAGCCGAAGAATTTCTTAATCAAACAGCATCGCAATTGACCAATTATGGCCTTTCTCAGTTAATACGACACATAAAAGATGAGGaaatatcaattttatttcgcaataatcattttattactATGTATAGACATAag GGTAAACTTTATCAATTGGTAACCGATCAAGGATTTTTGACTGAACCAAATGTTGTTTGggaatcattgaataatattgaaggtgatgattattttgttgatgctGATTTTCAGTTAGTGCCACCTAAACCATTGACAATACCCATGCCTTtgtcatcttcatcaacaatgacaactCAGCTGCCAAATTTAAACATACAGCAACAGATTGATCAGGA CTATCTGATTGCATTGAGCTTggaacaagaacaaaatttcgaggatcaacaacaacaacaacgaaacgTAAAATCACGAAATTTTGcagacaataataatttgaataaaacatcaattattgacgataatcaaaaaacattgttgaGCGATGAAGAATTGGCTAGGAAATTACAAGCAGAAGAAGACCAGTactatgaacaacaacaattacgtCAACAGCCCAAAAAATTGCCAACGACCCACGAAAACAAAACCTATGCATctgttgtttcatcatcacaacaacaacaacaacagcatacAATGAAGACTACGAAAGATTCGAAAAGTGGTAATTGTCTAcctaatcattatcaaatttctAGCAGTAGCGACATAGCTACTTGTAATACGAATGCCATAACCACTTCATCATGCCATCATCCACagtcatcaacaacaaaatcgtcATCTACAATACCATTATCTggacattatcaacaacaacatccacgaacttcaacatcatcttcGTCAACTTCcagtcatcatcaccaacataaacaacaacaacaacagcatacAAATCCATCACATTATCAACGTTCAACATCAACGGAGCAGAGTGCGTCCACACCGGTCACACCTACAACAACCACAAGTAGAACCATACCGGATGATCGTCATAGTGTATCATCAAGGCGTTcacagaataaaaat tgcACGATATCATAG
- the LOC124496014 gene encoding zinc transporter ZIP13, with product MVNNIHQSNQSLWYDVSNRWSSSSSSAALDSILKSNDTIISNNHNVNEKITDDTTMFQLYLVTITSCCVISFSSMLMLLIFLRFLQKRSSFNLRNQHEFDPEQSEFLKLILAFAVGALIADVFLHILPEACGQLIMAGYTPQHTQHFLGVWILIGVIVFATTETFIGLIMIMDSDKSNKFSKNINNEKMINEKIHSNKITTNHKQQNANCQSKNLRNRHQKCSKDAQNESSLQPLNNNTPNATGYLNLLANGFDNFTHGMSVAASFLVSYKMGIMTTIAIALHEMPHEIVDFVILIRSGFTCWRAFRAQLSISIFTIIGSICVLYCEQQSQTNSGSLSLTLWILPLTSGGFLYIALTSLLPELLNLDNNNNNDDSEGLVKTNGHHISMATKSTLEIGNRRKRIYILSCRIMFVIFGIIIMESINAIDL from the exons atggtcaacaatattcatcaatcgaatcaatcattatggTACGATGTGTCCAACaggtggtcatcatcatcatcatcggctgCTTTAGATTCCATATTAAAATCTAATGATACAATCATATCgaataatcataatgttaATGAAAAGATTACTGATGATACGACAATGTTTCAATTATATTTGGTCACCATTACATCCTGTTGTGtaatatcattttcatcaatgttaatgttgttgatatttttacGTTTTTTACAAAAACGTTCATCATTTAATCTACGTAATCAACATGAATTTGATCCTGAACAaagtgaatttttaaaattaattttagcATTCGCAGTCGGTGCTTTGATTGCTGATGTTTTTCTACATATCTTACCTGAAGCATGTGGACAATTAATTATGGCTGGTTATACACCACAACATACACAACATTTTCTTGGTGTATGGATATTGATAggtgttattgtttttgcaACCACCGAAACATTTATCggattgattatgattatggatAGTGATAAAagcaataaattttcaaaaaatattaataatgaaaagatgattaatgaaaaaattcacagcAATAAAATAACCACCAATCACAAACAACAGAATGCAAATTGTCAGTCGAAAAATTTACGAAATCGTCAccaaaaatgttcaaaagaTGCTCAAAATG aatcatcattgcaaCCATTAAACAATAATACTCCAAACGCTACCGGTTATCTAAATCTATTGGCCAATGGATTCGATAATTTTACCCATGGAATGTCAGTGGCTGCATCATTTTTGGTTAGCTACAAAATGGGCATTATGACAACCATAGCGATTGCTTTACATGAAATGCCACATGAAATTGTCGATTTTGTTATACTCATACGTTCTGGTTTCACTTGTTGGCGAGCATTTCGTGCACAATTATCCATATCGATATTCACCATAATTGGTAGCATATGTGTACTATATTGTGAACAACAATCGCAAACAAATTCCGGTTCACTTAGTTTAACATTATGGATTTTACCGCTTACATCTGGTGGTTTTCTTTATATTGCATTAACAAGCCTTTTGCCTGAATTGTTGAatcttgataataataataataatgatgattcggaAGGATTGGTAAAAACCAATGGTCATCATATATCAATGGCAACGAAATCAACATTGGAAATTGGAAATCGacgaaaaagaatttatatCTTATCATGTCGTATcatgtttgtcatttttggtataattattatggaaTCGATTAATGCCATTGAtttgtaa
- the LOC124495553 gene encoding V-type proton ATPase subunit e 1-like: MNALIVPAAISGFWFIIGFIVPLFIPRGPNKGITITCLMITAVCCWVLWITTYIAQLNPLFGPQVKSTTLTLMREWGF; the protein is encoded by the exons atgaacgcATTAATCGTACCAGCAGCCATTAGTGGATTCTGGTTCATTATCGGTTTCATTGTACCGTTATTCATTCCACGTGGTCCAAACAAAGG TATAACTATCACATGCTTGATGATAACTGCCGTCTGTTGCTGGGTTCT ATGGATAACGACCTATATCGCTCAACTGAATCCATTATTTGGTCCACAGGTTAAAAGTACTACATTAACTTTGATGCGTGAATGGGgattctga
- the LOC124496015 gene encoding uncharacterized protein LOC124496015 isoform X2 has product MKLTATLLLILTLNWLSIYVDANPRFKRENRDDVLKEAEELIIKAEDVLKKLPDSDLKVEITEKLAIMKDYKNKLEHANDPVEIADLELELSTMSKKFKSFLNLADEIIRYLSTTTTEPTTTTTEPTTTTTEPTTTTTTEPTTTTTEPTTTTTEPTTTTTTEPTTTTTSEPTTTTTEPTTTTTEPTTTTTEPTTTTTTEPTTTTTTEPTTTTTTEPTTTTTESTTTTTEPTTTTTEPTTTTTEPTTTTTEPTTTTTTPEPTTTTTEPTTKEPTTTTTTTEPTTTTTEPTTTTTEPTTTTTEPTTTTTEPTTQSPTKKLIDEANRYIQRGEHVIKLLPHERLRDEIEHYVRELIYLVEQLQRHHHNQHRVERIKWEIEYVIVEFKPWLEEAEDLTRENTTPNPTTTTTESTASTIHGYL; this is encoded by the exons ATGAAATTAACCGCGACATTACTGTTGATTCTAACATTGAATTGGCTCAGTATTTACG TTGATGCAAATCCACGATTCAAACGTGAAAATCGAGATGATGTTTTGAAAGAAGCTGAAGAGCTTATTATAAAAGCCGAGgatgtattgaaaaaattgcccGATTCAGATTTGAAAGTTGAAATCACAGAAAAACTGGCAATAATGAAGGATTACAAAAATAAGTTAGAACATGCAAATGATCCAGTCGAAATCGCCGATTTAGAATTGGAATTGTCTACAATGTCCAAAAAGTTTAAGTCATTTTTGAACTTAGCTGATGAAATTATCAGATATTTGTCAACCACAACCACGGaaccaacaaccacaaccacaGAACCGACAACCACAACCACGGaaccaacaaccacaacaactaCGGaaccaacaaccacaactaCGGAACCGACAACCACAACCACGGaaccaacaaccacaacaaccacggaaccaacaaccacaacaacttCGGaaccaacaaccacaactaCGGAACCgacaaccacaaccacagaaccaacaaccacaaccaccgaaccaacaaccacaacaactaCGGaaccaacaaccacaacaactaCGGaaccaacaaccacaacaactaCGGaaccaacaaccacaactaCGGAATCgacaaccacaaccacagaaccaacaaccacaaccacgGAACCgacaaccacaaccacagaaccaacaaccacaaccacgGAACCGACAACTACAACCACAACTCCCGAgccaacaaccacaaccacgGAACCAACAACCAAGGAACCGACAACCACAACGACAACTACAGaaccaacaaccacaaccacggaaccaacaaccacaactaCAGaaccaacaaccacaaccacgGAACCGACAACCACAACTACGGAACCGACTACCCAAAGTCCAACTAAGAAACTGATCGATGAAGCAAATCGATATATCCAACGTGGTGAACATGTTATAAAACTGCTTCCTCATGAACGTTTACGAGACGAAATCGAACATTATGTACGagaattgatttatttggtAGAACAATTACAAAGacaccatcataatcaacatcgTGTTGAACGTATTAAATGGGAAATCGAAtatgttattgttgaattcAAGCCATGGTTAGAAGAAGCCGAAGATTTGACTAGAGAGAATACAACTCCAaacccaacaacaacaactacagaATCAACAGCCTCAACTATCCATGGATACTTGTGA
- the LOC124496016 gene encoding uncharacterized protein LOC124496016 has product MMIQNLNFRCLWWWWWYFWTILSIDSIYMINNKTESNQLCHSLAHSLKGQQHDNKSNILAVGLTRKNLLLITENYFVYELSIDSLDSSIDQLYLNAEPTPMSTKYPALFESEQFEKIRKNIFNAFIVIDDETDWLCLTTWFRITVEKGISYDLNNHDVKPGFIFTGNKREVLISTNKSCSYYALSYSSITNGLEIATYKCQKFITDSINIVNQFRTICYTDGQEKEISIQNEYDENCKNYPVKWPIMKGFVADGRFYLFDMNNVHIFNEDFYTKNITVSVIQRKYSSFFVCPGSIPDSLTGKHSKILMIILAILLTLFLILCCLLYIRIENYSIFRRHHSKTIRSALDPKKHHKRSKSIDTSDVEQSKNESSILNKHTDTTTTSINTSTTTSNTAATYPLDSEFSRKKRKFYPWIRVKLMQPTRPSTFDGSLPKLVPTTRSSTFGGLLPKLVPTTRSSTFGGSLPKLMPTTRSSTFGSFWPKLLTKKIPKINYNRKPDVYYKIFNDH; this is encoded by the exons atgatgatccaaaatttaaatttccgTTGcttatggtggtggtggtggtattttTGGACAATTCTAtctattgattcaatatatatgattaACAATAAAactgaatcaaatcaactaTGCCATTCATTAGCTCATAGTTTAAAGGGCCAACaacatgataataaatcCAATATTTTGGCCGTTGGtttaaccagaaaaaatctATTACTTATAAcggaaaattattttgtataTGAATTATCCATAGATTCACTTGATTCAAgtattgatcaattataTTTAAATGCTGAACCGACACCAATGTCCACAAAATATCCGGCTCTTTTTGAATCggaacaatttgaaaaaatacgaaaaaatatattcaatgcaTTCATcgtgattgatgatgaaaccgATTGGCTTTGTTTGACCACATGGTTTCGTATAACAGTCGAAAAGGGCATTTCTTATGATCTaaataatcatgatgttAAACCTGGTTTTATATTCACTGGTAATAAACGTGAAGTACTTATATCAACGAATAAATCTTGTAGTTACTATGCATTAAGTTATTCATCGATAACAAATGGATTGGAAATTGCCACTTATAAATGTCAAAAATTTATAACTGATTCCATTAATATAGTTAATCAATTTCGAACAATTTGTTATACTGATggacaagaaaaagaaatcagtatccaaaatgaatatgatgaaaactGTAAAAATTATCCAGTAAAATGGCCAATAATGAAAGGTTTTGTGGCTGATGgtcgtttttatttattcgatATGAATAATGTacatattttcaatgaagaTTTTTATACAAAAAACATCACTGTATCAGTTATTCAacgaaaatattcatcatttttcgtATGTCCTGGATCGATACCGGATAGTTTGACAG GAAAACATagtaaaattttaatgataattttggcTATTTTGCTTACATTGTTCTTGATATTATGCTGTCTTTTATATattcgaattgaaaattattcaatttttcgtcgtcatcattcaaaaacaataCGTTCAGCATTGGATCCAAAGAAACATCATAAACGAAGCAAATCTATTGATACATCGGATGTTGAACAAagtaaaaatgaatcatcaatacTGAATAAACATACAGATACGACTACTACTAGTATTaatacatcaacaacaactagtAATACTGCTGCTACTTATCCATTAGATTCGGAATTTTCtcgaaaaaaacgaaaattctaTCCATGGATACGTGTAAAATTAATGCAACCAACAAGaccatcaacatttgatGGTTCTTTACCAAAATTGGTGCCAACAACaagatcatcaacatttggtGGTCTTTTGCCAAAATTAGTGCCAACAACaagatcatcaacatttggtGGTTCTTTGCCAAAATTGATGCCCACAACaagatcatcaacatttggtagtttttggccaaaattattgacaaaaaaaataccaaaaataaat tATAATCGAAAACCCGATGTTTACtataaaatattcaatgatcattga
- the LOC124495552 gene encoding uncharacterized protein LOC124495552 isoform X1, protein MSLPTKKISTITNDDDHKIDDNIDQQKQLIEIVNKNENEKESVIETVNTSIDKTLLPDNDESLCTDTVASNNPTTAFNIIDDLETSLVNNFTVADVPKTASTSEISSTNNNNNNNNNNNNPVDSNDSNSISTQESNIESSDPNEDHLKPELSTSTTGLDPIANESTISTTQTNSVSNLSSQEYHLKWIKWKVGNSGSNGSNNNNNNNNNGNGNGNNSQPQQQPQKVPIVTQNSNGSCPLLAIINVLLLRKNITFPPIIEIVTASQLMDYLCDCILTYVPKNLPEQDKLNYEQNLQDAMSIMPRLQTGLDVNVKFTGIMDFEYTPECIIFDLLRIPLYHGWLVDPQQREISRVINNQSYNQLVDRIIGSKTTNSNDNEMFLAEEFLNQTASQLTNYGLSQLIRHIKDEEISILFRNNHFITMYRHKGKLYQLVTDQGFLTEPNVVWESLNNIEGDDYFVDADFQLVPPKPLTIPMPLSSSSTMTTQLPNLNIQQQIDQDYLIALSLEQEQNFEDQQQQQRNVKSRNFADNNNLNKTSIIDDNQKTLLSDEELARKLQAEEDQYYEQQQLRQQPKKLPTTHENKTYASVVSSSQQQQQQHTMKTTKDSKSGNCLPNHYQISSSSDIATCNTNAITTSSCHHPQSSTTKSSSTIPLSGHYQQQHPRTSTSSSSTSSHHHQHKQQQQQHTNPSHYQRSTSTEQSASTPVTPTTTTSRTIPDDRHSVSSRRSQNKNCTIS, encoded by the exons atgtctttgccaacaaaaaaaatttctactatcaccaatgatgatgatcataagattgatgataatattgatcaacaGAAACAATTAATAGAAATTGTAAACAagaatgaaaacgaaaaggAATCTGTGATAGAAACCGTAAACACTTCCATTGATAAAACTTTATTGccggataatgatgaatcgtTGTGTACGGACACTGTGGCTTCCAACAATCCAACAACAGCATTtaatataattgatgatttggaaACTTCATTAGTCAACAATTTTACGGTGGCTGATGTACCTAAAACAGCCTCAACTTCTGAAATTTCAtccactaataataataacaacaacaacaacaataataataatcctgTCGATTCCAATGATTCGAATTCTATTTCAACACag gaatcgAATATTGAATCATCTGATCCTAATGAAGATCATTTAAAACCAGAATTGTCGACAAGTACTACTGGACTGGATCCTATTGCCAACGAGtcaacaatttcaacaacacaAACTAATTCTGTCAGCAATCTAAGTTCACAAGAATATCATCTTAAATGGATTAAATGGAAAGTAGGAAACAGTGGTTCTAATGGAagtaacaataataataataataataataatggaaatggaaatggaaataataGTCAACCACAACAGCAACCCCAAAAAGTGCCAATTGTAACACAAAATTCCAATGGTTCATGTCCATTATTGGCCATAATCAATGTATTgttattgagaaaaaatataacaTTTCCACCAATCATCGAAATTGTTACAGCATCGCAATTAATGGATTATCTTTGTGATTGTATACTAACCTATGTTCCTaag aaTCTACCTGAACAAGacaaattaaattatgaACAAAATCTTCAAGATGCAATGTCTATTATGCCAAGATTACAAACTGGTTTGGATGTAAACGTTAAATTTACCGG GATAATGGATTTTGAATATACACCTGAATGTataatatttgatttgttaCGCATTCCATTATATCATGGTTGGCTAGTCGATCCTCAACAGCGTGAAATAAGTCGtgtaatcaataatcaatcctATAATCAATTAGTTGATCGAATAATCGGTTCAAAAACAaccaattcaaatgataatgaaa tGTTTTTAGCCGAAGAATTTCTTAATCAAACAGCATCGCAATTGACCAATTATGGCCTTTCTCAGTTAATACGACACATAAAAGATGAGGaaatatcaattttatttcgcaataatcattttattactATGTATAGACATAag GGTAAACTTTATCAATTGGTAACCGATCAAGGATTTTTGACTGAACCAAATGTTGTTTGggaatcattgaataatattgaaggtgatgattattttgttgatgctGATTTTCAGTTAGTGCCACCTAAACCATTGACAATACCCATGCCTTtgtcatcttcatcaacaatgacaactCAGCTGCCAAATTTAAACATACAGCAACAGATTGATCAGGA CTATCTGATTGCATTGAGCTTggaacaagaacaaaatttcgaggatcaacaacaacaacaacgaaacgTAAAATCACGAAATTTTGcagacaataataatttgaataaaacatcaattattgacgataatcaaaaaacattgttgaGCGATGAAGAATTGGCTAGGAAATTACAAGCAGAAGAAGACCAGTactatgaacaacaacaattacgtCAACAGCCCAAAAAATTGCCAACGACCCACGAAAACAAAACCTATGCATctgttgtttcatcatcacaacaacaacaacaacagcatacAATGAAGACTACGAAAGATTCGAAAAGTGGTAATTGTCTAcctaatcattatcaaatttctAGCAGTAGCGACATAGCTACTTGTAATACGAATGCCATAACCACTTCATCATGCCATCATCCACagtcatcaacaacaaaatcgtcATCTACAATACCATTATCTggacattatcaacaacaacatccacgaacttcaacatcatcttcGTCAACTTCcagtcatcatcaccaacataaacaacaacaacaacagcatacAAATCCATCACATTATCAACGTTCAACATCAACGGAGCAGAGTGCGTCCACACCGGTCACACCTACAACAACCACAAGTAGAACCATACCGGATGATCGTCATAGTGTATCATCAAGGCGTTcacagaataaaaat tgcACGATATCATAG
- the LOC124496015 gene encoding uncharacterized protein LOC124496015 isoform X1: MKFTATLLLILTLCWASIFVDANPRFKRENRDDVLKEAEELIIKAEDVLKKLPDSDLKVEITEKLAIMKDYKNKLEHANDPVEIADLELELSTMSKKFKSFLNLADEIIRYLSTTTTEPTTTTTEPTTTTTEPTTTTTTEPTTTTTEPTTTTTEPTTTTTTEPTTTTTSEPTTTTTEPTTTTTEPTTTTTEPTTTTTTEPTTTTTTEPTTTTTTEPTTTTTESTTTTTEPTTTTTEPTTTTTEPTTTTTEPTTTTTTPEPTTTTTEPTTKEPTTTTTTTEPTTTTTEPTTTTTEPTTTTTEPTTTTTEPTTQSPTKKLIDEANRYIQRGEHVIKLLPHERLRDEIEHYVRELIYLVEQLQRHHHNQHRVERIKWEIEYVIVEFKPWLEEAEDLTRENTTPNPTTTTTESTASTIHGYL; encoded by the exons ATGAAATTCACCGCaacattattgttgattctAACATTGTGTTGGGCAAGTATTTTCG TTGATGCAAATCCACGATTCAAACGTGAAAATCGAGATGATGTTTTGAAAGAAGCTGAAGAGCTTATTATAAAAGCCGAGgatgtattgaaaaaattgcccGATTCAGATTTGAAAGTTGAAATCACAGAAAAACTGGCAATAATGAAGGATTACAAAAATAAGTTAGAACATGCAAATGATCCAGTCGAAATCGCCGATTTAGAATTGGAATTGTCTACAATGTCCAAAAAGTTTAAGTCATTTTTGAACTTAGCTGATGAAATTATCAGATATTTGTCAACCACAACCACGGaaccaacaaccacaaccacaGAACCGACAACCACAACCACGGaaccaacaaccacaacaactaCGGaaccaacaaccacaactaCGGAACCGACAACCACAACCACGGaaccaacaaccacaacaaccacggaaccaacaaccacaacaacttCGGaaccaacaaccacaactaCGGAACCgacaaccacaaccacagaaccaacaaccacaaccaccgaaccaacaaccacaacaactaCGGaaccaacaaccacaacaactaCGGaaccaacaaccacaacaactaCGGaaccaacaaccacaactaCGGAATCgacaaccacaaccacagaaccaacaaccacaaccacgGAACCgacaaccacaaccacagaaccaacaaccacaaccacgGAACCGACAACTACAACCACAACTCCCGAgccaacaaccacaaccacgGAACCAACAACCAAGGAACCGACAACCACAACGACAACTACAGaaccaacaaccacaaccacggaaccaacaaccacaactaCAGaaccaacaaccacaaccacgGAACCGACAACCACAACTACGGAACCGACTACCCAAAGTCCAACTAAGAAACTGATCGATGAAGCAAATCGATATATCCAACGTGGTGAACATGTTATAAAACTGCTTCCTCATGAACGTTTACGAGACGAAATCGAACATTATGTACGagaattgatttatttggtAGAACAATTACAAAGacaccatcataatcaacatcgTGTTGAACGTATTAAATGGGAAATCGAAtatgttattgttgaattcAAGCCATGGTTAGAAGAAGCCGAAGATTTGACTAGAGAGAATACAACTCCAaacccaacaacaacaactacagaATCAACAGCCTCAACTATCCATGGATACTTGTGA